In the Paenibacillus sp. FSL H7-0357 genome, one interval contains:
- the tilS gene encoding tRNA lysidine(34) synthetase TilS has product MEQMNELVESVMESADEHGLWAPHDTIVVAVSGGPDSVALLRILHEISVNRIPLNLVCAHVNHGFRAESVEEAEFVRQMAGELGVPFELAEFDIPSLAKGSGLGPEGTAREKRYQFLIETAHRYGARSVALAHHADDQAETVLMRLLRGSGPSGLAGMRWKRTEKKVELIRPFLRINKTALVGLCRDEGFPYAEDASNLLTKYKRNVIRLEVLPSLEKYNPKVKQSLLQLSEIVGAEDEFMEANAAKCFDELVLMKHGKYTFKRALFAAIPSALQRRLIKLILNYLSADSSTLDFSKIEAVRRGTLQEHPTVWSLDLGGGLICVRQYDTILFSSKPPQRKVSYTYRLSLPHSRLLLTEIGKVMTMTVLEKETFLVQGEDYGKMSAWFDSDELVLPLTIRSRLPGDTIRVMGLNGSKKVKDIYIDDKIPSSERSEIPLVCDGLGNIVWIPGVRRSMHAAVGRHTASVLLLSLEDMEQHEEA; this is encoded by the coding sequence ATGGAGCAAATGAATGAGCTTGTGGAATCCGTAATGGAGTCTGCAGACGAGCACGGGCTGTGGGCGCCCCATGACACCATAGTAGTCGCAGTTTCCGGAGGGCCGGACTCTGTGGCTCTTTTGCGTATTCTGCATGAAATATCCGTGAACCGGATACCGCTAAACCTGGTATGTGCCCATGTGAACCACGGGTTCAGAGCCGAGTCCGTTGAGGAGGCGGAGTTCGTCCGGCAAATGGCCGGGGAGCTGGGGGTGCCTTTTGAGCTGGCCGAATTTGATATCCCTTCCCTCGCCAAAGGCAGCGGGCTTGGCCCCGAGGGGACGGCACGCGAGAAACGCTATCAGTTTCTGATCGAGACCGCGCACCGCTATGGCGCACGCTCCGTTGCACTGGCACATCATGCCGATGATCAGGCGGAGACGGTGCTTATGCGGCTGTTGCGGGGCAGCGGACCTTCCGGCCTGGCCGGAATGCGCTGGAAGAGGACAGAAAAAAAGGTGGAACTCATCCGCCCCTTCCTGCGTATTAACAAAACGGCTCTTGTCGGGTTATGCCGGGATGAAGGGTTTCCCTATGCCGAAGATGCCAGCAATCTGCTGACCAAATACAAGCGGAATGTCATCCGGCTGGAGGTGCTGCCTTCACTGGAAAAGTACAACCCGAAAGTCAAACAGTCGCTTCTGCAATTGTCCGAAATTGTCGGAGCCGAAGATGAATTTATGGAGGCGAACGCAGCAAAATGCTTCGATGAGCTGGTTTTGATGAAGCATGGAAAATACACCTTTAAGAGAGCTTTGTTCGCGGCCATACCCTCCGCTTTACAACGGCGTTTGATTAAACTAATATTAAATTATCTGTCGGCGGATTCATCGACCCTGGATTTTTCCAAGATCGAGGCTGTACGCCGGGGGACGCTGCAGGAACACCCCACCGTATGGAGTTTGGATTTGGGTGGAGGTCTGATCTGTGTGCGGCAATATGATACAATTTTGTTCTCGTCCAAGCCTCCGCAGCGGAAGGTAAGTTATACATATCGGCTGTCTTTGCCTCATTCCCGGCTTTTGCTGACGGAAATAGGAAAAGTAATGACGATGACGGTGCTGGAGAAAGAAACTTTTTTAGTACAGGGGGAGGACTATGGGAAGATGTCGGCTTGGTTTGACAGCGATGAGCTGGTCCTGCCGCTGACCATTCGTTCCCGATTGCCTGGAGATACCATAAGGGTTATGGGATTAAACGGAAGCAAAAAGGTAAAAGATATTTACATTGATGATAAAATACCTTCTTCCGAACGCTCTGAGATTCCCCTCGTTTGTGATGGTTTGGGCAATATCGTCTGGATTCCGGGCGTAAGGCGCTCGATGCATGCCGCAGTAGGGCGGCACACGGCCTCGGTTCTTCTCTTGTCTCTGGAGGACATGGAGCAGCACGAAGAAGCGTAA
- the hpt gene encoding hypoxanthine phosphoribosyltransferase, producing the protein MQNDIQEILISEEEIQQRIRELGAQLSAEYAGRTPLVICVLKGAFIFMADLVKVITVPVEMDFMAVSSYGASTKSSGVVKIIKDLDASVEGRDVLIVEDIIDSGLTLSYLIEMLQGRNAASISVVTLFDKPTGRTVNLEAAYTGFVIPDAFVVGYGLDYAELYRNLPYVGVLKPEIYSK; encoded by the coding sequence TTGCAGAACGATATTCAAGAAATCTTGATCAGCGAAGAAGAAATCCAACAAAGAATCAGGGAGCTCGGCGCCCAGCTGAGCGCAGAATATGCAGGACGTACGCCATTGGTAATTTGTGTGCTGAAAGGCGCGTTTATCTTTATGGCAGATTTGGTTAAAGTCATTACAGTACCTGTTGAGATGGATTTCATGGCTGTATCCAGCTATGGGGCATCCACCAAATCTTCCGGTGTGGTCAAAATCATCAAGGATTTGGATGCGTCAGTTGAAGGACGCGATGTTCTGATCGTCGAAGACATCATCGACAGCGGTCTTACACTCAGTTATTTAATTGAAATGCTTCAAGGACGCAACGCTGCTTCCATTTCTGTGGTTACCCTGTTTGATAAACCGACAGGACGCACCGTTAATCTCGAAGCTGCTTATACCGGCTTTGTGATTCCTGATGCTTTCGTAGTCGGCTACGGACTCGACTATGCCGAACTGTATCGGAACCTTCCTTACGTCGGTGTACTGAAGCCTGAAATTTATTCCAAATGA
- the ftsH gene encoding ATP-dependent zinc metalloprotease FtsH — MNRFIRNSGFYLILFLVVVGIVQFVSNGNESADFPRYDELRQELKDNNVKSMTIQFEGNAFAVTGEYREQPSDAKSKNFSTFVPPTDKALDELIGASEVNGVELVTKKMEGDSIWLTFLSSIIPLVIMFILFFFLFNQAQGGGGKVMNFGKSKARLYNEEKKKISFEDVAGADEEKQELVEVVEFLKDPRKFAAVGARIPKGVLLVGPPGTGKTLLARAVAGEAGVPFFSISGSDFVEMFVGVGASRVRDLFENAKKNAPCIIFIDEIDAVGRQRGAGLGGGHDEREQTLNQLLVEMDGFGGNEGIIIVAATNRADILDPALLRPGRFDRQITVDRPDVKGREAVLKVHSRNKPLTKDVRLDVIAKRTTGFTGADLENLLNEAALLAARRNRKDITMREVDEAIDRVIVGTEKRSRVISDREKRIVAYHEAGHTIVGYFLEHADMVHKVTIIPRGRAGGYVIMLPKEDRMLVTKQELLDKVTGLLGGRVAEEMFIGEIGTGAYSDFQQATRIVRSMIMEYGMSDKLGPMQFGTSQGQVFLGRDIGHEQNYSDSIAYEIDQEMQNFIRSSYERCRELLTKHSKEMHLIANTLLEKETLELDQIRELIEQGYLTEDGKPEETPGVTHEAGEPVIDSIGDVRVRIQGKDDTSSTIPDLTKDIPNNPESGDGNDSNDGNKDGGGGLV; from the coding sequence ATGAATCGGTTCATCCGGAATTCTGGTTTTTATTTGATTTTATTTTTAGTCGTGGTGGGCATTGTCCAGTTTGTGAGCAATGGAAATGAATCCGCCGATTTCCCTAGATACGATGAATTAAGGCAGGAATTGAAAGACAATAATGTGAAGAGTATGACGATTCAGTTTGAAGGCAATGCTTTTGCCGTTACTGGTGAATATAGAGAGCAGCCGTCAGATGCCAAATCGAAAAATTTCTCCACATTTGTTCCTCCTACAGACAAAGCCCTTGATGAGCTTATTGGAGCCAGCGAAGTCAACGGTGTAGAGCTGGTTACGAAAAAAATGGAAGGTGACAGCATTTGGCTGACATTCCTTTCTTCCATCATTCCGCTGGTTATTATGTTCATCCTGTTCTTCTTCCTGTTCAATCAGGCACAGGGTGGCGGCGGCAAAGTAATGAATTTCGGCAAGAGCAAGGCCCGGTTATATAATGAAGAGAAGAAGAAAATCAGCTTTGAGGATGTTGCAGGCGCTGATGAAGAGAAGCAAGAGCTGGTGGAAGTCGTGGAATTCCTCAAGGATCCGCGTAAATTCGCAGCTGTAGGCGCACGTATTCCTAAAGGGGTTCTCCTCGTGGGTCCTCCAGGGACTGGTAAAACCTTGCTGGCCCGTGCAGTTGCCGGTGAAGCAGGAGTTCCGTTCTTCAGTATTTCCGGTTCCGACTTTGTGGAAATGTTCGTAGGTGTCGGTGCTTCCCGTGTACGTGACTTGTTCGAAAATGCCAAGAAGAATGCACCATGTATCATCTTTATTGATGAGATCGATGCAGTGGGACGTCAGCGCGGCGCCGGACTTGGTGGCGGACATGATGAACGTGAACAGACACTTAACCAATTGCTTGTAGAAATGGACGGTTTCGGCGGCAACGAAGGCATTATTATTGTCGCAGCTACCAACCGTGCAGATATACTTGACCCGGCATTGCTTCGTCCGGGACGTTTCGACCGTCAAATTACGGTTGACCGCCCAGATGTTAAAGGCCGTGAAGCTGTACTTAAAGTTCACTCCCGCAACAAGCCGCTTACGAAAGACGTAAGACTTGATGTTATCGCCAAACGCACTACCGGATTTACCGGTGCCGATCTGGAGAACCTGCTGAATGAAGCGGCTCTGCTCGCTGCACGCCGCAACCGCAAGGATATTACCATGCGTGAGGTAGATGAAGCGATTGACCGTGTAATTGTAGGTACCGAGAAGCGCAGCCGCGTGATCAGCGACCGTGAGAAGCGTATTGTAGCTTACCACGAAGCCGGTCATACGATTGTCGGTTACTTCCTGGAACATGCAGACATGGTTCACAAAGTTACGATTATCCCGCGCGGACGCGCAGGCGGATATGTCATTATGCTTCCTAAAGAAGACCGCATGCTTGTTACGAAGCAGGAATTGCTTGATAAAGTAACCGGACTCCTCGGTGGACGTGTTGCCGAAGAGATGTTCATCGGTGAAATCGGCACAGGCGCATACAGCGACTTCCAACAGGCTACGCGTATTGTCCGCAGCATGATTATGGAATACGGTATGAGTGATAAGCTGGGACCTATGCAGTTCGGTACATCCCAAGGCCAGGTCTTCCTGGGCCGCGATATCGGGCATGAGCAGAACTACAGTGATTCCATCGCTTATGAAATCGACCAGGAGATGCAGAACTTTATCCGCAGCAGCTATGAACGCTGCCGGGAGCTGCTTACCAAGCACTCCAAGGAAATGCACCTCATTGCCAACACCTTGCTTGAGAAAGAAACGCTGGAACTGGATCAGATTAGAGAATTGATCGAGCAAGGCTATCTGACTGAAGATGGTAAACCGGAAGAGACTCCGGGTGTGACACACGAAGCCGGCGAACCAGTTATTGATTCTATCGGTGATGTGCGTGTCCGCATTCAAGGCAAGGACGACACCTCTTCTACAATTCCTGATCTGACCAAGGATATTCCGAATAATCCGGAGTCCGGGGATGGAAATGATTCTAACGACGGCAATAAAGACGGCGGCGGAGGCCTCGTCTAA
- the nadA gene encoding quinolinate synthase NadA — MEALALERKQEQNRELRVRLEQLKKERNAIILAHYYQRDEIQEVADFRGDSFLLAQKAAETDAEVIVFCGVHFMGESAKILAPNKTVLIPDERAGCPMADMVNVDGLRKLKAQHPNAKVVTYINSSAEIKAETDICCTSANAVKVIESLDAEEIIWVPDKNLGQYVQDQTGKKLIIWEGYCNTHDMLTVKDVVEMKAKYPEAEFVVHPECRPEVVAMGDYVGSTTSILEYCRKSDRRQFIVGTEDGTGYQLRLDSPDKEFHFATKFLVCPNMKVNNLKKLVKCLETMKPQIYVPPAVADKARTSLERMLQVR, encoded by the coding sequence GTGGAAGCTCTGGCGCTTGAGCGCAAGCAGGAACAAAATCGCGAACTTCGTGTGCGCCTCGAACAGCTGAAAAAAGAACGGAATGCAATCATTTTGGCTCATTATTATCAGCGTGATGAAATTCAGGAGGTTGCCGATTTTCGGGGGGACTCTTTTTTACTCGCTCAAAAGGCAGCGGAGACCGATGCGGAAGTGATTGTCTTCTGCGGTGTTCATTTCATGGGGGAAAGCGCTAAGATTCTGGCGCCTAACAAAACTGTGCTTATTCCTGATGAACGCGCCGGTTGTCCGATGGCCGATATGGTCAATGTAGATGGCTTGCGCAAGCTGAAAGCACAGCATCCGAATGCTAAAGTGGTGACTTATATCAACTCGTCGGCTGAAATTAAAGCAGAGACTGATATTTGCTGTACCTCTGCCAACGCTGTGAAGGTCATCGAATCACTCGATGCGGAAGAAATTATCTGGGTGCCGGATAAGAATCTGGGCCAATATGTCCAGGATCAGACGGGCAAGAAGCTGATTATCTGGGAAGGCTATTGCAACACTCATGATATGCTTACCGTTAAAGATGTAGTGGAAATGAAAGCAAAATATCCGGAAGCCGAGTTTGTGGTGCATCCGGAATGCCGTCCTGAAGTGGTTGCCATGGGCGATTATGTAGGCAGCACCACCTCGATTCTTGAATATTGCCGGAAATCGGACCGCCGGCAGTTCATTGTTGGGACAGAAGACGGTACCGGATACCAGCTCCGCTTGGATAGTCCGGATAAGGAATTCCATTTTGCAACGAAATTTCTTGTATGCCCTAATATGAAAGTCAATAATTTAAAGAAACTGGTCAAATGCCTGGAGACGATGAAGCCGCAGATTTACGTACCACCCGCTGTCGCCGACAAAGCCAGAACTTCCCTAGAGCGCATGCTACAAGTCCGGTAG
- the nadC gene encoding carboxylating nicotinate-nucleotide diphosphorylase, with amino-acid sequence MMFNGYNEELVQAIKGWLQEDVGSGDITTRTTIPAGHESKGIIHAKEDGIICGIPVAELVFEIVDPSLVFTALVQEGQSVSKGTVIAEVEGSTHAILTGERLALNLMQRLSGVASRTASFVQELHGLPTRLVDTRKTTPGHRMLEKYAVRVGGGANHRFGLYDAVMIKDNHIKGAGGIRQAVGRARANIPHTMTIEVETENLEQVEEALVAGADIIMLDNMSPELMKEAVRRIKAKSPHVKTEASGNVSLETVRRIAESGVDVISVGRLTYSFSSLDISLDLNAKKEGPLS; translated from the coding sequence ATGATGTTTAATGGATATAATGAAGAGCTGGTACAGGCAATTAAAGGCTGGCTGCAGGAGGATGTCGGCTCCGGGGATATAACGACCCGTACGACGATACCTGCAGGCCATGAGTCCAAGGGTATTATTCATGCCAAAGAGGACGGCATTATCTGCGGAATTCCTGTAGCGGAGCTTGTGTTTGAGATTGTAGATCCGTCGCTTGTGTTCACGGCACTGGTGCAAGAAGGCCAGAGTGTGTCCAAGGGAACGGTCATCGCAGAAGTTGAAGGCAGCACGCATGCGATCCTCACCGGGGAACGGCTGGCACTTAATTTAATGCAGCGGTTGTCCGGCGTGGCTTCACGTACCGCCTCCTTCGTTCAGGAGCTTCATGGCTTGCCGACGCGTCTGGTGGATACGCGCAAGACAACACCCGGTCACCGGATGCTGGAGAAATACGCTGTACGGGTCGGTGGTGGAGCGAATCACCGATTCGGATTATATGATGCGGTAATGATTAAGGACAACCATATCAAAGGTGCTGGCGGAATCCGTCAGGCTGTAGGACGTGCTCGGGCTAATATTCCGCATACAATGACGATTGAAGTAGAGACGGAAAACCTGGAGCAGGTGGAGGAAGCACTTGTTGCCGGAGCCGATATCATCATGCTTGATAATATGTCTCCTGAACTGATGAAGGAAGCTGTGAGAAGAATTAAGGCGAAATCGCCTCATGTCAAGACTGAAGCATCGGGTAATGTATCTTTGGAAACGGTTCGCCGTATCGCGGAGTCCGGCGTTGATGTAATTTCAGTGGGCCGTCTCACCTATTCTTTCTCCAGTCTGGACATCAGTCTGGATCTGAATGCGAAGAAGGAGGGCCCGCTGTCATGA
- a CDS encoding type III pantothenate kinase: MMLAVDIGNTNIVLGVYRQRELLHHFRLNTARQSTVDEYGVLIHNLFSMSGLSVKDIEGVIISSVVPPLVQVIVEMCVKYIGKDPLLVGPGIKTGLNLRYENPREVGADRIVNAVAAIEQYKCPLVVVDFGTATTFDCIDAGANYLGGAIVPGLGISTEALYQRASKLPRIELEKPKKVIGRNTVHAMQAGIIFGYAGQVEGIVRRIKLEMNAPVLKVIATGGLAPLIAGETDCIDEVNPMLTLEGLRIIYDRNK, translated from the coding sequence ATGATGCTCGCCGTCGATATCGGCAATACCAATATTGTTCTCGGTGTGTACCGGCAGCGTGAGCTGCTGCACCACTTCAGGCTTAATACTGCACGCCAGTCCACTGTGGATGAGTATGGAGTTCTGATCCATAATCTATTCAGCATGTCGGGACTTTCGGTGAAGGACATCGAAGGGGTTATTATCTCCTCGGTAGTGCCGCCGCTTGTTCAGGTCATCGTGGAGATGTGTGTGAAATATATTGGCAAGGATCCGCTGCTGGTAGGTCCAGGAATCAAGACTGGGCTTAACCTGCGCTATGAGAATCCGCGTGAGGTAGGCGCTGACCGGATTGTTAATGCGGTTGCTGCCATTGAGCAATACAAATGTCCGCTAGTTGTTGTTGATTTCGGAACTGCGACTACCTTCGATTGCATTGACGCAGGTGCCAATTATCTTGGCGGGGCGATTGTGCCGGGACTCGGCATTTCTACGGAGGCTTTATATCAGCGGGCTTCCAAACTGCCGCGGATTGAGCTGGAGAAGCCGAAGAAGGTAATCGGACGGAACACGGTCCACGCTATGCAGGCAGGGATTATTTTCGGCTATGCCGGGCAGGTTGAAGGGATTGTAAGGCGCATTAAGCTGGAAATGAATGCGCCGGTGCTGAAGGTCATCGCTACGGGTGGACTTGCCCCGCTCATTGCCGGTGAAACGGATTGTATTGATGAAGTGAATCCAATGCTGACGCTGGAAGGTCTGCGTATTATTTATGACCGTAACAAATAA
- the hslO gene encoding Hsp33 family molecular chaperone HslO, translated as MDNKKDRLVRGTALDGRVRAFAVRTTALVDELRRRHDTYPTATAALGRTVTAAAMMGAMLKGQEKLAVMVKGNGPIGQITAESNAFGEVRGYVTNPHVHLPSNSLGKLDVAGAVGTEGFIDISKDLGMKEPYRGSVPIISGELGDDFTYYFAVSEQTPAAVGLGVLVETDNSVRVAGGFIVQLLPGLTDEEITEIERAVGSLPSVTALLEEGLEPEEMLRYLLPDAVIMDELDIKFVCQCSRERVEQTLVSLGEKELERLIEEDDQAEVVCHFCNEAYVFNKDELQVILDQAKS; from the coding sequence ATGGATAACAAAAAGGACCGGCTGGTCCGGGGAACGGCGCTGGATGGCAGAGTCAGAGCTTTTGCTGTGCGCACGACAGCGCTGGTTGATGAATTGCGGCGCAGACATGATACGTATCCAACGGCTACAGCCGCACTGGGCCGTACAGTTACCGCTGCAGCCATGATGGGCGCAATGCTCAAAGGTCAGGAGAAACTCGCCGTGATGGTCAAAGGCAATGGACCGATCGGACAGATTACTGCAGAATCCAATGCTTTTGGAGAGGTACGCGGTTATGTGACCAACCCGCATGTTCATCTGCCGAGCAATAGTCTTGGCAAGCTGGATGTCGCAGGAGCCGTGGGTACGGAAGGGTTTATTGATATCAGTAAGGATTTAGGCATGAAGGAGCCTTACCGGGGAAGTGTGCCGATTATTTCCGGTGAGCTCGGCGATGATTTCACGTATTATTTTGCAGTTTCCGAACAAACGCCGGCTGCGGTGGGTCTTGGTGTGCTGGTTGAAACCGATAACTCCGTGCGCGTAGCCGGGGGATTTATTGTACAACTGCTTCCAGGGCTTACGGATGAAGAGATCACTGAGATTGAGCGGGCGGTAGGGTCGCTGCCTTCAGTAACCGCTTTACTGGAAGAGGGGCTGGAACCCGAAGAGATGCTCCGTTATCTTTTACCGGATGCAGTGATTATGGATGAGCTGGATATCAAATTTGTCTGCCAATGCTCGCGTGAAAGGGTGGAGCAGACACTGGTCAGCTTGGGTGAGAAAGAGCTGGAGCGTTTGATTGAAGAAGATGATCAGGCTGAGGTTGTCTGCCATTTTTGCAACGAGGCCTATGTTTTTAATAAGGATGAATTGCAGGTTATCCTGGATCAAGCGAAATCGTAG
- a CDS encoding peptidyl-prolyl cis-trans isomerase, producing the protein MMTRQERALRNAVILLAVATLMLGGLLFWSLRAMSILKGEPADGESPDIASAGGQPVTDQAWVDELKKKYGNDVLLGMLNHIVVDKEAKALGVAVTDVEIEQELKRSMTGYGSEEQYYAQMQSELGLSRQEVREEAVYRLTLQAVATAGITITDAEIDNYLAENSERFTPRKEMQLSIIKVATYSEAERVMDRLEQGEDFAALAKELSIDEESRGRGGSIGTVEEEDPFWPEDLLKTAAQLDEGDIAGPLQTGDDYAIIRLEKMIDPKSQDQTEIREQVRRELALEQAAPLQQVESDLRAKYDTAIYIDNSLQD; encoded by the coding sequence ATGATGACAAGACAGGAGCGCGCGCTGCGCAATGCCGTTATTCTACTGGCTGTCGCGACTTTGATGCTCGGAGGTCTTTTATTCTGGAGTTTGCGGGCGATGTCCATTCTTAAAGGAGAGCCGGCGGACGGCGAGTCCCCGGACATCGCCTCTGCGGGAGGCCAACCGGTAACGGACCAAGCCTGGGTGGATGAACTCAAAAAAAAGTACGGTAATGATGTGCTGCTGGGCATGCTTAATCATATTGTAGTCGACAAAGAGGCCAAGGCTCTTGGTGTTGCTGTGACAGATGTGGAGATTGAGCAGGAATTGAAGCGCAGCATGACCGGTTACGGTTCGGAAGAGCAATACTATGCCCAGATGCAGTCGGAGCTGGGGCTTTCCCGTCAGGAAGTGCGTGAAGAAGCGGTGTATCGTCTGACTCTTCAGGCAGTCGCAACTGCAGGCATTACAATTACTGATGCGGAAATTGATAATTATTTAGCGGAGAATTCCGAGCGGTTCACACCGAGGAAAGAAATGCAGCTCTCAATAATTAAAGTGGCCACCTACAGCGAAGCTGAGCGTGTAATGGACCGGCTGGAGCAAGGAGAGGACTTTGCTGCACTTGCCAAGGAATTATCCATAGATGAGGAAAGCCGTGGACGAGGCGGCAGCATCGGAACCGTGGAGGAGGAGGATCCCTTTTGGCCGGAAGATCTGCTGAAGACGGCAGCGCAGCTGGACGAAGGAGATATCGCAGGTCCCCTGCAGACGGGCGATGATTATGCCATTATCCGGCTGGAGAAAATGATTGATCCCAAAAGCCAGGATCAGACGGAAATCCGTGAGCAGGTTCGCCGTGAGCTGGCACTGGAGCAGGCAGCTCCATTACAGCAGGTGGAGAGTGATTTGCGCGCTAAATATGATACAGCGATATATATTGACAACAGCCTGCAAGATTGA
- the cysK gene encoding cysteine synthase A: MAKVVNSVTDLIGGTPLVRLNRIVPEGSAEIYLKLEYQNPGSSVKDRIALSIVEEAEKEGLLKPGGTIVEATSGNTGIGLALVAAAKGYKAIIVMPETMSLERRNLLRAYGAELVLTPGSEGMNGAVKKAEQILSENPSFFLAEQFKNKANLKIHLETTGPEIVEAIESIGGPLDAFIAGVGTGGTISGAGEVLKGQYPDVKIYAVEPAASPILAGGKPGPHKIQGIGANFIPEILNQDIYDEIIHVENDEAFETARRVAKEEGVLSGISSGAAVFAALKVAKELGAGKKVVVIIPSNGERYLSTPLYNFEA, from the coding sequence ATGGCTAAAGTCGTCAACAGTGTAACAGATTTGATCGGAGGCACACCGCTCGTTCGTCTCAATCGTATTGTTCCTGAAGGATCAGCGGAAATTTATTTGAAGCTGGAATACCAAAACCCGGGCTCCAGCGTTAAAGACCGCATTGCCCTCAGTATTGTAGAAGAGGCTGAGAAGGAAGGTCTTCTGAAACCAGGCGGCACGATTGTAGAAGCAACCAGCGGCAATACAGGTATTGGCCTTGCGCTTGTAGCTGCAGCCAAAGGTTATAAGGCTATTATTGTTATGCCGGAAACGATGAGCCTTGAGCGCCGCAATCTGCTGCGTGCTTACGGCGCAGAGCTGGTGCTGACTCCAGGATCGGAAGGTATGAACGGTGCGGTTAAGAAAGCGGAGCAGATCTTAAGCGAGAACCCAAGCTTCTTCCTGGCTGAACAATTCAAGAACAAAGCCAACTTGAAAATCCACCTTGAAACAACCGGCCCGGAAATCGTGGAAGCCATTGAATCCATTGGTGGACCGCTGGATGCTTTCATCGCTGGTGTGGGTACAGGGGGAACTATCTCCGGTGCAGGTGAAGTGTTGAAGGGTCAATATCCTGATGTGAAGATTTATGCGGTAGAACCAGCTGCTTCGCCAATTCTGGCCGGCGGCAAACCAGGACCTCACAAAATTCAGGGGATTGGCGCAAACTTCATTCCTGAAATCCTCAACCAGGACATTTACGATGAGATCATTCACGTAGAGAACGATGAAGCATTTGAAACTGCCCGTCGCGTGGCTAAAGAGGAAGGCGTGTTGTCCGGTATTTCTTCCGGTGCAGCTGTATTCGCGGCTCTCAAAGTAGCTAAGGAACTGGGCGCAGGCAAAAAAGTAGTTGTGATCATCCCAAGTAACGGCGAACGCTACTTGAGCACACCGCTGTATAATTTCGAAGCATAA